The following nucleotide sequence is from Agromyces sp. SYSU T00194.
CGGTGAAAGCGGATGCCACGAGCCCGTGCGTCACGCCCTCGAGCTCCGCGATCATGGCGACCACGCCCGACGGGAAGTACCAGAACGTCCGGCGGAGCTCCGCCGGATCGTCCTCGTAGACCGGCAACTCCGCGGGGGAGACCGCCGACGCCGAGTCGATCCCGTTCAGGCGCCGATCGCGCTCGAGGCCGCCCAGAGGTTGATGCCCAGGTCGACCGCGTGCTCGTCGATCGCGGCGAGCTCCGACTCGGTGAGGGGCGGCGCCTCGAGCGCGGCGAGGTTGGTGCGCAGCTGCTCGACGCTCGATGCGCCGATCAGCGCCGACGTCACCCGCCGGTCGCGGAGCACCCAGCTCAGCGCGAGCTGCGCGAGGCTCTGGCCGCGGTCGGCGGCGATGTCGCGCAGGGCGCGCAGGCGGGCGCGCGTGGCGTCGTCGATCGGCGTGGACGACATCGAGCCGGGCGCCGACGCGCGCGAGCCCTCGGGCACGCCCTCGAGGTAGCGCTCGGTGAGGAGGCCCTGGGCGAGCGGCGAGAAGGCGATGCATCCGACGCCCAGTTCGTCGAGGGTGTCGAGCAGGCCGCCCTCGACCCAGCGGTTCACCATCGAGTACGACGGCTGGTGGATGAGCAGCGGCGTGCCGAGCTCGCCGAGGATGCGCGCGGCCTCGCGGGTGCGCTCGGGGGAGTACGACGAGATGCCCGCGTAGAGGGCCCGGCCCGACTGCACCGCGGTGTGGAGGGCGCCCATCGTCTCCTCGAGCGGCGTGTCGGGGTCGGCGCGGTGCGAGTAGAAGATGTCGACGTAGTCGACGCCCATGCGCGCCAGCGACTGGTCGAGCGAGGCGAGCAGGTACTTGCGCGAGCCGTGGTCGCCGTAGGGGCCGGGCCACATGTCGTAGCCCGCCTTCGACGAGATGACGAGCTCGTCGCGGTAGTGGCGGAGGTCGGTGGCGAGGATGCGCCCGAAGTTCTCCTCGGCGGAGCCGTACGGCGGGCCGTAGTTGTTCGCGAGGTCGAAGTGCGTGACGCCGCTGTCGAACGCCGTGCGCACGATGTCGCGCTGCAGCTCGAACGGGCGCGTGTTGCCGAAGTTCTGCCACAGGCCGAGCGAGATCTCGGGCAGCATCAGGCCGCTGCGTCCGGTGCGGCGGAAGGGCGCGCCGTCGTAGCGGGCCTCGTCGGCGACGTAGGGGGTGGGGAAGGCGGCCATCGTCGGTCTCCTCGGTCGGTGGGTGGCGAACTCACGATACGACCCTGGGGCGAGCGACCGCGCTCCGGCCACGGTGTGGCGTGGGCGGCAGGTGGCAGGCTGGGCCCATGCGACGCATCGGAGCGATCTTCCAGCCCGCCTTCCCGCCCGAACGCATGCGGTCCGCCGTCGAGGCGGCCGACCGCAGCGGGGTGCACGAGCTCTGGGTGTTCGAGGACTGCTTCCGCGAGGCCGCGTTCTCGCAGGCAGCCGCGGCGCTCGCGTGGAGCGAGCGCCTCCGCGTGGGCATCGGTATTGCGCCGATGCCGCTGCGGAACGCGGCGTTGACCGCGATGGAGATCGCGACGGTGGAGCGGATGTTCCCGGGTCGCCTGATCCCCGGGCTCGGGCACGGCGTGCTGTCGTGGATGGGCCAGACGGGCAGCCGCGTCGCCTCGCCGCTCACGCTCATGCGCGAGTACGTGCCGGCCGTGCGGGCCCTGCTCGCCGGCGACGAGCTCACGACGAGCGGGCGCTACGTGTCGCTCGACGGCGTGCGGCTCGACTGGCCGCCCGCCGCCGCGCCCGCCGTGTACGCGGCCGGCCAGGGCCCGAAGACGCTGCGGCTGACGGGCGAGGTCGCCGACGGCACCGTGCTCACCGAGGGGACGACCCCCACGATGCTGCGCGACGCGATCTCGCTGGTGGAGGCCGGCCGCGAGGCATCCGGTCGCAGTGGCCGCAACGACATCGTCGTCTACGTGCTCGCTGCGTTCGGCGGCGACGACGCCCGGGCGCGCATGGCGGGCGACGCCGAGCGCTGGGGGTTCGCCGACGACCCGGCGAAGTTCGTGGCCGGCGACGTCGACGAGGTCGCCGCGGCCGCCGAGTTGCTCTTCGAGGCGGGCGCCGACAGCGTCGTGCTCGAGCCGACGCGCGACGAACCCGACCTCGAGGCGTTCATGGAGCGTGCCGGCCGTGTGGCGGCCGCGCTCGGCTGAGCCTGGCGCGCCGCTGCCGGTGCGCAACCGGTGGTCTCGACGGCAGATCGCCACGGTTCGCGCACCAGCGCTGGCCGCGCGGGCTGGCGTGGCCAGGCTGGTGGCGACCTCGAGTACGCAAAGTGCGGCTATCCGCCTCGGATAACCGCACTTCGCGTACTCTCGCGGGCGCGGGTTGCGCGGCCGCGAGCGGGGCGCGCGAGCGCCGGGGCGCGGGCGACGCCCGCGTCAGCGCGAGAAGAGGCGCGAGAAGAAGTTCGGCTCGGCCTCGTGGCCCTCGCAACGCTGGTTGCGGGGGACGCCGCGCATGACCTGGTCGACGTGCTGGCCGCATCCGGCCCAGGTCGTCTTGCCGCACTTCCGGCAGGTGACTGCACTGCACATGGGTGGTTCTCCGTTTCGTCGGTGACCGGGTGGTCGGGGTCCGGGGGGTCCGGGTTCGGGGTGATGGAGGGGTTCGATGGGCGGCGGGCGGATGCCGCGGGCCGGCGTCGGCCGGAGGCATCCGCTTCGCCTGCATCGAGCGGATGCCGCGGGGCAAGGGGTCCCCGCGGCATCCGGGTCTCAGGCGACGAGCTCGCGCTCGCGGACGATCTCGGTGGTGCCGGCGCGCCAGGTGAGGTAGCCGCCGTCGAGGTTCACGGCCTCGCGCCCGAGCTGGGCGAGCAGGCGCACGGCGGTGTGGCCGCGCTGGCCGACCTTGCAGTGCACGATGAGCCGGCCCTCGGGGAGCTGGTCGCGGCGGGCGCGGATCTCGTCGATGGGGAACAGCAGCGCACCGGGGATGGCGCCCGCGGCGTGCTCGCCACGGCTGCGCACGTCGATGAGGGTCGCACCGGCGTCGAGCTCGGCCTCGAGCTCGTGCCACTGCACCGACGGGGTCAGGCCCTCGAGCGAGTTGCGGTCGACGTAGCCGAGCATGTTCACCGGGTCCTTCGCCGACGAGTACTGCGGCGCGTACGCCAGCTCGAGGTCGGCGAGGTCGGCCGCGGTGAGGTTGCCGGCCATCGCGGTCGCGATGACGTCGATGCGCTTGTCGACGCCGTCGCCCCCCACGGCCTGCGCGCCGAGGATCTCGTCGGTCGTCGCATCCACGATCAGCTTCAGGGCCATCGCCTCGGCGCCCGGGTAGTAGCCCGTGTGCGAGGCGGGGTGGGTGTGGATCACGCGGATGTCGCGGCCGACGCGCTGCAGCAGCTTCTCGTTCCAGCCGGTCGCGGCGATGGTGAGGCCCATCACGCCGACGACGGCGGTGCCGAGCGCGTCGCGCACGCGCACGTCGCGGCCCGCGATCGCGTCGGCGGCGAGGCGGCCGTGGCGGTTCGCGAGGCCCGCGAGGGCGATGAGTCGCTGGTCGCCCGAGATCGCATCGGTCTTCTCCACGGCGTCGCCGATCGCCCAGATCGACGGGTCGCTGGTGCGCAGCAGCTCGTCGACGCGGATGCCTCCCCGCTCGCCGATCTCGAGGCCCGCCGCGGCGGCGAGCGACGTGTCGGGGCGCACCCCGATCGAGCCGAGCACGAAGTCGGCGGGCACCGTGGTGCCGTCGGAGAGCGTGGCCGTGTCGGGACCGAGTTCGGTCACCTGCGTGCCGAGGCGCACGTCGACGCCCGCCTCGACGAGGCGCTCGGCGACGGGGCCGGCCATCTCGCGGTCGAGCGGCGGCAGCACCTGGTCGGCGAGCTCGACGAGGGTCACCTCGAGGCCGCGGTGCAGGAGGTTCTCGACCATCTCGAGGCCGATGAAGCCGGCGCCGATGACGAGCGCGGTGCGAGGCGCGACGGCCAGCTCGGCCATCGCCGCGTCGACGTCGTCGATGTCGCGGAGCGTGAGCATGCGCTCGCCGCCCGGCATCGGCGGGCGCACCGGCGTCGCGCCGGGGGAGAGGACGAGCGCGTTGTACGGCTCGTCGTGCTCGGTGCCCGAGGCGAGGTCGCGCACGCGCACCGTCTTCGCCTCGCGGTCGATCGAGACGGCCTCGGTGCGCACGCGCACGTCGAGGTCGAAGCGGTGGCGGAGCGAGTCGGGGGTCTGCAGCAGCAGGTCGCCGCGCTCCTCGATGACGCCGCCCAGGTAGTAGGGGAGGCCGCAGTTGGCGAACGACACGTGGCCGCCGCGTTCGAGCACCGTGATCTCGGCGTGCTCGTCGAGCCGGCGCAGGCGAGTGGCGGCGGACATGCCGCCGGCGACACCGCCGATGATGATGTAGCGCTTGGTCATGACACCATCGTACGGATACCCCGGGGGTATTGTCAAAATAGGGCGTGGGTATCGACTGAGGGGCGTCCGGCGAACGCCGCCGAGCGGCTGGTGCGCAGCCGGTGGCGACTGCTGGCGGATGCCACGGACGGCGCACCCGCGGGCGGCGCGCGATGCGGCGCGAACGCGTGCCCAGCGCGGCCGGCGCGCGATGCGGCGGCTACGCGGCGCTCATGTCGCCGGTGACGACGTCGCCCGCGGGCGCGTAGACGAGCGAGACCGCGCCGCTCGCGAAGGTGCGCGCCGGCTGCACGAGCTCGTAGGTCGTCGGCACGGCGTCGTCGAACAGCCGCTTGCCCGAACCGAGCACGACGGGGAAGACCCAGAGCTTCAGCTCGTCGACCAGGCCCGCGGCGAGCAGCGCCCGCACGAGTGCGCCGCTGCCGATGACGTGGGTGCGGTCGAAGCGCTCGCGCAGGGCTCCGGCCTGCTCGGCGGCATCCGCCAGCACCTCGGTGCCGGCCCAGCCGGGCGCGGTCAGCGTGCGTGACGCGACGAACTTCGGCACCTGGTTGAACTTCGCCGCGATGGGATTCGCGTCGCCGAACGCCGGCCAGTACGCGGCGAAGATGTCGTAGGTGCGCCGCCCGAGCAGCAGCGCGTCGAGGCGCTCGATGTCGGCGAGGATCTCGGCGCCCGACTCCGCCTCGGCGAACGGCGCCTGCCAGCCGCCGAACGCGAATCCGCCCGACGGGTCCTCGTCCCTCGCCCCGGGCCCCTGGTAGACGCCGTCGAGCGTCAGGAACACGTTCGCCGCGATGATGCCCATGCGCCGCCCCCTCGTGGTCTGCCTGCTGACGCGATGCTACGCCGGGGCGCCGACGCGCGGTACGTCAGCGATGGCTCAGGCGGGCAGCGCCACCGGCAGGTCGCGGAAGGCGCGGTCGTCGATGCCGAGGCCGCGGTACACCTTCGGGCTGCTCGACCGCGCCGAGATGGCCCGGCAGACGCAGCAGCTCGTCGACGACCGGTCCTCCACAGGCACGCGCGCGCTCATGCGCCCGGTGGGCGCAACGCCGATCGTGCGGGTGTCGACCGAGGTCTGCCACGCTGCTGCCGATGATGGTGCAGACCGAAGAGATGCATGCATACTGAAAGCATGCCGAACGTGCTGATCCGCGACCTCGCGCCCGAGGTGCACGCCGCGCTGGTGGCGCGGGCCGAACGCCGGGGGCAGTCGCTGCAGCAGTACCTGTCGTCCGAGCTGGCGAAGCTCGCCGCGCGCCCGACGGCAGCCGAGCTGTTCAGCGAGATCGAGGCTCGGGGCGACGGAGTCGACGTCGGTCTCGATGAGCTCGTCGAGGCGATCCGGGCCGGGCGCGAGCGGCGCGCATGATCGTGGTCGACGCATCGGTCGTCGTCGAGGCGCTCGTCGGTGCTGCGCGAGCGGATGCCACGCGTGCGCGCCTCGCCGCCGACGAACTCTGGGCGCCCGACCTCCTCGACGTGGAGGTCGCGTCCGCCCTGCGCGGGCTCCGGCTCGCGGGCCGGATCAGCGACGCCCGGCTGGACCGTGCGGTCGATGACCTGGCGCGGCTGCGAGTGGAGCGGCATCCGTCGGCCCCACTCGTCCGCGCGGCCCTCGGGCATCGGGACAACCTCACGACGTACGACGCGATGTACGTCGCCCTCGCCGAGGTGCTCGGGTGCGCGCTCTTCACGGGGGACCGGCGCCTTGCCGCCGCATCCGGCATCGACTGCGAGGTCGAACTGCTCGCCTGACCGCGGCGGGCTGCGCGCTCGCGGCGCCTCAGCCGATCGGGTCGGCGTGCCGGTGCACCACCCGCCAGGTGCCGTCCTCCCGGCGGTAGACCTGGGTCGCGCGCACCGTCATGGTGCGCGGCTTCCCGTCGACGTCGCACGAGATGCGCTCGTAGCCGGCCGTGAACGCCATGTCGCCGACGACATCCGACGAGATGAGGTCGAGGTCGTACGACGTGCAGTTCGAGAAGGTCATGGTCAGCTCCTCGAACGCGCCGACGAGCTCCGCGCGGCCGACGCCGTTG
It contains:
- the mgrA gene encoding L-glyceraldehyde 3-phosphate reductase, with protein sequence MAAFPTPYVADEARYDGAPFRRTGRSGLMLPEISLGLWQNFGNTRPFELQRDIVRTAFDSGVTHFDLANNYGPPYGSAEENFGRILATDLRHYRDELVISSKAGYDMWPGPYGDHGSRKYLLASLDQSLARMGVDYVDIFYSHRADPDTPLEETMGALHTAVQSGRALYAGISSYSPERTREAARILGELGTPLLIHQPSYSMVNRWVEGGLLDTLDELGVGCIAFSPLAQGLLTERYLEGVPEGSRASAPGSMSSTPIDDATRARLRALRDIAADRGQSLAQLALSWVLRDRRVTSALIGASSVEQLRTNLAALEAPPLTESELAAIDEHAVDLGINLWAASSAIGA
- a CDS encoding LLM class flavin-dependent oxidoreductase; translation: MRRIGAIFQPAFPPERMRSAVEAADRSGVHELWVFEDCFREAAFSQAAAALAWSERLRVGIGIAPMPLRNAALTAMEIATVERMFPGRLIPGLGHGVLSWMGQTGSRVASPLTLMREYVPAVRALLAGDELTTSGRYVSLDGVRLDWPPAAAPAVYAAGQGPKTLRLTGEVADGTVLTEGTTPTMLRDAISLVEAGREASGRSGRNDIVVYVLAAFGGDDARARMAGDAERWGFADDPAKFVAGDVDEVAAAAELLFEAGADSVVLEPTRDEPDLEAFMERAGRVAAALG
- a CDS encoding FAD-dependent oxidoreductase, with translation MTKRYIIIGGVAGGMSAATRLRRLDEHAEITVLERGGHVSFANCGLPYYLGGVIEERGDLLLQTPDSLRHRFDLDVRVRTEAVSIDREAKTVRVRDLASGTEHDEPYNALVLSPGATPVRPPMPGGERMLTLRDIDDVDAAMAELAVAPRTALVIGAGFIGLEMVENLLHRGLEVTLVELADQVLPPLDREMAGPVAERLVEAGVDVRLGTQVTELGPDTATLSDGTTVPADFVLGSIGVRPDTSLAAAAGLEIGERGGIRVDELLRTSDPSIWAIGDAVEKTDAISGDQRLIALAGLANRHGRLAADAIAGRDVRVRDALGTAVVGVMGLTIAATGWNEKLLQRVGRDIRVIHTHPASHTGYYPGAEAMALKLIVDATTDEILGAQAVGGDGVDKRIDVIATAMAGNLTAADLADLELAYAPQYSSAKDPVNMLGYVDRNSLEGLTPSVQWHELEAELDAGATLIDVRSRGEHAAGAIPGALLFPIDEIRARRDQLPEGRLIVHCKVGQRGHTAVRLLAQLGREAVNLDGGYLTWRAGTTEIVRERELVA
- a CDS encoding dihydrofolate reductase family protein, with the protein product MGIIAANVFLTLDGVYQGPGARDEDPSGGFAFGGWQAPFAEAESGAEILADIERLDALLLGRRTYDIFAAYWPAFGDANPIAAKFNQVPKFVASRTLTAPGWAGTEVLADAAEQAGALRERFDRTHVIGSGALVRALLAAGLVDELKLWVFPVVLGSGKRLFDDAVPTTYELVQPARTFASGAVSLVYAPAGDVVTGDMSAA
- a CDS encoding FitA-like ribbon-helix-helix domain-containing protein translates to MPNVLIRDLAPEVHAALVARAERRGQSLQQYLSSELAKLAARPTAAELFSEIEARGDGVDVGLDELVEAIRAGRERRA
- a CDS encoding type II toxin-antitoxin system VapC family toxin, translated to MIVVDASVVVEALVGAARADATRARLAADELWAPDLLDVEVASALRGLRLAGRISDARLDRAVDDLARLRVERHPSAPLVRAALGHRDNLTTYDAMYVALAEVLGCALFTGDRRLAAASGIDCEVELLA
- a CDS encoding YybH family protein, which codes for MSDHQEFLSWVHHDLVAAERALFNGDDGPRRAIWSSNEPVSVLGAWRNGVGRAELVGAFEELTMTFSNCTSYDLDLISSDVVGDMAFTAGYERISCDVDGKPRTMTVRATQVYRREDGTWRVVHRHADPIG